In Triticum aestivum cultivar Chinese Spring chromosome 5B, IWGSC CS RefSeq v2.1, whole genome shotgun sequence, the following proteins share a genomic window:
- the LOC123111568 gene encoding 60S ribosomal protein L17-1, with amino-acid sequence MVKYSTDPANPTKSAKAMGRDLRVHFKNTRETAFALRKMSLNKAKRYLEDVLAHKQAIPFRRYCRGVGRTAQVKNRQPNGQGRWPAKSAKFVLDLLKNAESNAEVKGLDVDALYISHIQVNQAQKQRRRTYRAHGRINPYMSNPCHIELILSEKEEPVKKEAESQIARKA; translated from the exons ATG GTGAAGTACTCGACGGATCCCGCCAATCCCACCAAGT CCGCCAAGGCCATGGGCCGGGACCTGCGTGTTCATTTCAAG AACACTAGGGAAACAGCGTTTGCCCTGAGGAAGATGTCGCTCAACAAGGCCAAGAGGTACCTTGAGGATGTGTTGGCACACAAGCAAGCCATCCCCTTCCGGAGGTACTGCCGTGGTGTTGGACGCACAGCCCAGGTGAAGAACCGTCAGCCCAATGGTCAGGGACGCTGGCCTGCCAAGTCTGCTAAGTTCGTTCTGGATCTTCTAAAGAATGCTGAGAGCAATGCTGAG GTGAAAGGTCTTGATGTTGATGCTCTCTACATTTCACACATCCAAGTGAACCAGGCCCAGAAGCAGCGGCGCCGGACCTACCGTGCCCATGGACGCATCAACC CCTACATGTCCAACCCATGCCACATTGAGCTGATCTTGTCGGAGAAGGAAGAGCCGGTGAAGAAGGAG GCTGAGTCCCAGATTGCCAGGAAGGCCTAG